In Pleuronectes platessa chromosome 5, fPlePla1.1, whole genome shotgun sequence, a single genomic region encodes these proteins:
- the LOC128439902 gene encoding late histone H2A.2.2: MSGRGKKAEPSQKTSVSRSSRAGITFPVGRIHRLLKKGHYAKRVGDGAAVYLAAILEYLCAEILELAGNASRDNKKRRIAPRHILLAVKNDEELNILLAGVTISDGGVIPNIQASLLPKKTNLSKDDSTAKDVQSQDF, encoded by the coding sequence atGTCTGGCCGTGGTAAGAAAGCTGAACCCAGTCAAAAGACCTCAGTGTCCCGGTCTTCCAGAGCAGGGATCACTTTCCCAGTGGGCCGCATCCACAGGCTGCTGAAGAAGGGCCACTATGCAAAGCGTGTGGGCGATGGCGCCGCAGTGTACCTCGCAGCCATCCTGGAGTACCTCTGCGCTGAAATCCTCGAGCTGGCAGGAAATGCCAGCCGTGACAACAAGAAGCGCCGCATCGCTCCTCGCCACATCTTGCTGGCGGTGAAAAATGATGAGGAGCTAAACATATTGCTGGCAGGGGTCACGATCTCAGACGGTGGCGTCATCCCCAACATCCAGGCAAGCCTTCTCCCGAAGAAAACTAACCTCTCCAAAGATGACAGCACTGCCAAAGACGTTCAGTCTCAAGATTTTTAA